In Hymenobacter sublimis, a single genomic region encodes these proteins:
- a CDS encoding carboxypeptidase-like regulatory domain-containing protein: MKLTSSPFHPETGELLPVYRDAYLRGDLSSENIAAVDKYLKRNHQLADNTLVRFHEMKQDGEQVRPVGWVQRQFDLIRTEPQRFRRRAATLVAGAGLLAGVSMAATNLPATGTTPTEAALSEAAVAEASSIASMRMVTVHGRILDENGRPLVGATVLDKATGRGTGTDAQGNYALRLPASQATKLQYGYGGYADEELSLRGSYTQNVTLVPREPEMAAAAPAKRHRWLFF, from the coding sequence ATGAAATTAACCTCTTCTCCTTTTCATCCTGAAACGGGTGAATTATTGCCCGTGTACCGCGACGCCTACCTGCGCGGCGATTTGTCAAGCGAAAACATTGCGGCGGTAGATAAGTACCTGAAACGCAACCACCAACTGGCCGACAACACCCTGGTGCGCTTTCATGAAATGAAGCAAGACGGCGAGCAAGTACGGCCCGTGGGCTGGGTGCAGCGTCAGTTTGACTTGATTCGGACGGAGCCCCAGCGCTTTCGGCGGCGCGCGGCTACACTGGTGGCCGGTGCCGGTCTGCTGGCGGGCGTTTCTATGGCGGCTACCAACTTGCCCGCCACTGGCACTACCCCCACCGAAGCTGCCCTTAGCGAGGCTGCAGTAGCAGAGGCCAGCAGCATAGCCAGTATGCGAATGGTAACGGTGCACGGCCGCATTCTGGATGAAAATGGCCGCCCCTTGGTGGGAGCCACGGTGCTCGATAAAGCTACCGGCCGCGGTACCGGCACCGATGCCCAGGGTAACTACGCGTTGCGCCTACCAGCCAGCCAAGCTACCAAGCTGCAATATGGCTACGGCGGCTACGCCGACGAGGAGCTTTCCCTGCGGGGCAGCTACACCCAGAACGTAACGCTGGTGCCGCGCGAGCCAGAAATGGCCGCCGCTGCCCCCGCCAAACGGCACCGGTGGTTGTTTTTCTAA